In the Chroococcidiopsis sp. SAG 2025 genome, one interval contains:
- a CDS encoding IS4 family transposase codes for MEQAIAKTKVCEQRKRSLPAQLVICLVIAMSLWSRDSMRDVLKNLIDGLSEAWVKVGKYWRVFCKSAITQARQRLSPRVMSQLFHQLVRPMASTDTKGAFLNGLRIVVIDRTCFDLPDSDENARVFGRPSSRPGTQAAFPKLRLVILVEAGTHLIFDALMCPYRIGERVRALRLLRSVSSGMLLMWDRGLHSYAMVQATVTTGSDYLGRIPANVKFLCEEPLADGSYLSWIYPPAKFRSKACQPIQVRVIEYTIGNTDNPEEQLRYRLITSLLELEKFPAQLLAIEYHQRWEVENTIDELKVHLSGRKTHIRSQKPREVVQEVYGWLLGHWAVRLLMFQAAKSAGITPLRLSFTGTLRVIRRAIPKFQRLQSQELPFF; via the coding sequence ATCGAGCAAGCGATCGCTAAAACTAAAGTTTGTGAACAACGTAAACGCTCGTTACCAGCACAATTGGTAATTTGTTTGGTAATTGCGATGAGTCTGTGGTCACGAGATTCGATGAGAGATGTGCTGAAAAACTTAATTGATGGGCTGAGCGAAGCATGGGTGAAAGTGGGGAAATACTGGCGAGTTTTTTGTAAATCAGCAATAACGCAAGCCCGACAACGATTAAGTCCAAGGGTGATGAGTCAATTGTTCCATCAACTGGTGCGACCAATGGCTAGCACCGATACCAAAGGAGCATTTCTCAATGGATTGCGAATTGTGGTAATTGATCGGACTTGCTTCGATCTGCCAGACAGCGATGAAAATGCGAGAGTTTTTGGTCGTCCGAGCAGCCGTCCTGGCACACAAGCCGCATTTCCCAAACTGCGATTAGTCATTTTGGTAGAAGCAGGAACACATTTAATCTTTGATGCATTGATGTGTCCATATCGAATAGGAGAACGAGTGCGGGCATTAAGATTATTACGCTCCGTGAGTTCAGGGATGTTGTTGATGTGGGACAGAGGGTTACATTCTTATGCAATGGTGCAAGCAACTGTCACAACTGGTAGCGATTATTTAGGAAGAATTCCCGCAAATGTCAAGTTTTTGTGCGAAGAACCACTGGCGGATGGTTCTTATCTGAGTTGGATTTATCCACCTGCTAAATTCCGCTCAAAAGCTTGCCAGCCCATACAAGTCCGAGTGATTGAATACACAATTGGTAATACCGACAACCCAGAGGAACAACTAAGATATCGCTTAATTACCAGCTTATTGGAATTGGAGAAATTTCCGGCTCAACTACTGGCGATTGAATATCATCAACGCTGGGAAGTAGAAAATACTATTGATGAACTCAAAGTACATTTATCAGGACGAAAAACTCATATTCGCTCTCAAAAACCGCGTGAAGTTGTGCAGGAAGTTTACGGGTGGTTGTTAGGACACTGGGCTGTGCGGTTATTGATGTTTCAAGCTGCAAAGAGCGCGGGTATCACTCCTTTGCGTCTGAGTTTCACTGGGACATTGCGAGTTATTCGTCGTGCTATCCCGA